A stretch of Saccharothrix texasensis DNA encodes these proteins:
- a CDS encoding aminotransferase class I/II-fold pyridoxal phosphate-dependent enzyme, with protein sequence MTAVDADRLHDLSMNETPYPPLPALRQVVAEGAALLNRYPDRLAGALTAGLARHLGVAPEAVLVGPGSAGLLQHLVQSFGPAPEVVHAALSFEGYPLIVANAGAKSVPVPVDGYRHDLRAMADAVTDATRCVLICNPNNPTGSALGRAELAEFLGRVPADVPVVVDEAYRHFVTDPDFPDALDLRRDHPNVCVVRTFSKAYGLAALRVGYAVLPPDRVMAARMTGMMFFPNSLGQAAALRALDPDVTEELSRRCADVAEQRARLVAGLRDAGHTAPDSEANFVWLPLGEDSAAFTADAKAAGILVACLDGRGVRVTVGTAEANDRFLAFARSRR encoded by the coding sequence ATGACCGCCGTCGACGCCGACCGGCTGCACGACCTGTCCATGAACGAGACGCCCTACCCGCCGCTGCCCGCGCTGCGGCAGGTGGTCGCCGAAGGCGCGGCGCTGCTCAACCGCTACCCCGACCGGCTGGCCGGGGCGCTCACCGCCGGGCTGGCCCGGCACCTGGGCGTCGCACCGGAGGCGGTGCTCGTCGGACCGGGCTCGGCCGGGCTGTTGCAGCACCTGGTGCAGTCGTTCGGGCCGGCGCCGGAGGTCGTGCACGCGGCGCTGTCGTTCGAGGGCTACCCCCTGATCGTCGCCAACGCGGGCGCCAAGAGCGTGCCCGTGCCCGTGGACGGCTACCGGCACGACCTGCGCGCTATGGCCGACGCGGTCACCGACGCCACCCGGTGCGTGCTGATCTGCAACCCCAACAACCCCACCGGCTCCGCGCTGGGCCGCGCCGAGCTGGCGGAGTTCCTCGGCCGCGTGCCGGCCGACGTGCCCGTGGTGGTCGACGAGGCCTACCGGCACTTCGTCACCGACCCGGACTTCCCCGACGCGCTGGACCTGCGCCGCGACCACCCGAACGTGTGCGTGGTGCGGACCTTCTCCAAGGCCTACGGCCTGGCCGCGCTGCGCGTCGGCTACGCGGTGCTGCCCCCGGACCGGGTGATGGCCGCGCGGATGACCGGCATGATGTTCTTCCCCAACTCCCTGGGCCAGGCCGCGGCGCTGCGCGCGCTCGACCCGGACGTCACCGAGGAGCTGTCGCGGCGGTGCGCCGACGTGGCCGAGCAGCGCGCCCGGCTGGTCGCCGGGCTGCGCGACGCCGGGCACACCGCGCCCGACAGCGAAGCCAACTTCGTGTGGCTGCCGCTGGGGGAGGACAGCGCCGCGTTCACCGCCGACGCCAAGGCCGCGGGCATCCTGGTGGCGTGCCTGGACGGTCGGGGTGTGCGGGTCACCGTCGGCACGGCCGAGGCCAACGACCGGTTCCTGGCCTTCGCGCGCTCGCGGAGGTGA
- a CDS encoding FAD-dependent monooxygenase — translation MTLPGTVDVVVSGAGAGGLAAARALGATGLRVLVLDRRRTPAPTAKGEILQPGAVRVLADWGALDDLRAADARPVDRLAIRDGDGAALLTVEYGALPGPHRQVLCAAYEDLCAAISRSLPDTVEVVRGVRVSGVLREGGRIAGVAVDGGEVRARLVVAADGMSSALRKDAGITVDRDEYPHRLLAFDVADADVPGEVTAYRTARGLRLVYPLPGRRCRLYVQVAPDEFRATGLAGLGRWVDGVLAEVPALAPLAPALAASLHRRQLFGVSRLRAGRLAVPGLALVGEAAHAVHPMAAQGVNSSLADAEALAGALAARSVVDGAAAVDEALAAYEEARRPSLDHIAKVSHNAARMITALSGAPRLLGARMMRRTAANPRLLRRTAGNMSGTDVRPLTFVDRLYQLGVLADRRAHDPHAADPRGSEVR, via the coding sequence ATGACGCTCCCGGGGACCGTCGACGTCGTCGTGTCCGGGGCGGGCGCGGGCGGGCTGGCCGCCGCGCGGGCGCTGGGCGCGACCGGCCTGCGGGTGCTGGTGCTGGACCGCAGGCGCACCCCCGCGCCGACCGCCAAGGGCGAGATCCTCCAGCCCGGCGCGGTGCGCGTGCTGGCCGACTGGGGCGCGTTGGACGACCTGAGGGCCGCCGACGCGCGCCCGGTCGACCGGCTGGCCATCCGCGACGGCGACGGCGCCGCGCTGCTCACCGTCGAGTACGGCGCCCTGCCCGGCCCGCACCGGCAGGTGCTGTGCGCGGCCTACGAGGACCTGTGCGCGGCGATCAGCCGCTCGCTGCCCGACACCGTGGAGGTCGTGCGCGGCGTGCGCGTCAGCGGGGTGCTGCGCGAGGGCGGCCGGATCGCGGGCGTCGCGGTCGACGGCGGCGAGGTCCGCGCGCGGTTGGTCGTGGCGGCCGACGGCATGTCCTCGGCGCTGCGCAAGGACGCCGGGATCACCGTCGACCGGGACGAGTACCCGCACCGGCTGCTGGCCTTCGACGTGGCCGACGCGGACGTGCCCGGCGAGGTGACCGCCTACCGCACCGCGCGCGGACTGCGCCTGGTCTACCCGCTGCCCGGCCGCCGCTGCCGGCTCTACGTCCAGGTCGCGCCGGACGAGTTCCGCGCCACCGGGCTGGCCGGGCTGGGCCGCTGGGTCGACGGCGTGCTCGCCGAGGTGCCCGCGCTCGCGCCGCTGGCGCCCGCGCTGGCGGCGAGCCTGCACCGCCGCCAGCTGTTCGGCGTGTCCCGGCTGCGCGCGGGACGGCTGGCCGTGCCCGGCCTGGCGCTGGTCGGCGAGGCCGCGCACGCCGTGCACCCGATGGCGGCCCAGGGCGTCAACAGCTCGCTGGCCGATGCCGAAGCGCTGGCCGGGGCGCTGGCCGCGCGGTCCGTCGTGGACGGTGCTGCGGCGGTGGACGAAGCGCTGGCGGCCTACGAGGAGGCCCGGCGGCCCAGCCTGGACCACATCGCGAAGGTCAGCCACAACGCCGCCCGCATGATCACCGCGCTGTCCGGCGCGCCCCGGCTGCTGGGCGCGCGGATGATGCGCCGCACCGCGGCCAACCCCCGGCTGCTGCGGCGCACCGCGGGCAACATGTCCGGCACGGACGTCCGGCCGCTGACGTTCGTCGACCGGCTCTACCAGCTGGGCGTGCTCGCCGACCGGCGTGCCCACGACCCGCACGCGGCCGACCCGAGGGGAAGCGAGGTCCGATGA
- a CDS encoding prenyltransferase/squalene oxidase repeat-containing protein — protein MTAGSQVDVAKAVERGAEALLARQRPDGAFTDDPPASVLGTAGTITALHAADPVAHADLVAGGAAWLRDRQHGDGGWGGVDGAPTEAVPTAIATAALRIVSPERSATAVTAGRAALAALGGVDAVTDRAVALMCRQFLTLAGLTAEAGPLRRLPLEIVLADKLRRRLISFRTAPFVGLALAQDDLLPAGPVRRFTLRLARPAALRLVRAVYEHEGRTGALSEDPWPAALVLLGLARSGEAPDIAAAIAGWLRAAVRPEGAWDAVANLDLTRTGYATTGLVAAGYADDPRLRATRDFLHAARTTEPFTVLDVPAGGWSFSTRRGWPVTLESAEILSALAGLPGAAEDDRLRGGLEWLTGRQDTRGSWSLWVRDTKLANDGPCPAITSQAVQALLDAGRPADDPAVASAAAWLLTSQNPDGTFENLWYRDHTSGTAVVVAALARAGHGGHEVVRKAVAWLLRTQLPDGSWGPGDGTEGSVEETSWAVQALLAAGTGADAVERGAAWLVAAAGPDGGWEPTRVCNYIRHHVRYANGVITQAVALKALGEYRAAVR, from the coding sequence ATGACAGCCGGGTCGCAGGTCGACGTCGCGAAGGCCGTGGAGCGCGGCGCGGAGGCGCTGCTGGCCCGGCAGCGCCCGGACGGCGCGTTCACCGACGACCCGCCCGCCTCCGTGCTGGGCACGGCGGGCACGATCACGGCGCTGCACGCCGCCGACCCGGTCGCCCACGCCGACCTGGTCGCGGGCGGCGCGGCGTGGCTGCGCGACCGGCAGCACGGTGACGGCGGCTGGGGCGGGGTGGACGGCGCGCCCACCGAGGCCGTGCCCACGGCCATCGCCACCGCCGCCCTGCGCATCGTCTCCCCGGAGCGCAGCGCGACGGCCGTGACCGCCGGGCGCGCCGCGCTGGCCGCGCTGGGCGGCGTGGACGCGGTGACCGACCGCGCGGTGGCGCTGATGTGCCGGCAATTCCTGACCCTGGCCGGGTTGACCGCGGAGGCGGGGCCGCTGCGGCGGCTGCCGCTGGAGATCGTGCTGGCCGACAAGCTGCGCCGGCGGCTGATCTCGTTCCGGACCGCGCCGTTCGTCGGCCTGGCGCTGGCGCAGGACGACCTGCTGCCCGCGGGCCCGGTGCGCCGGTTCACCCTGCGGCTGGCCCGTCCGGCGGCGCTGCGACTGGTCCGGGCGGTGTACGAGCACGAGGGCCGCACCGGGGCGCTCAGCGAGGACCCTTGGCCCGCCGCCCTGGTCCTGCTCGGTCTGGCCCGCTCCGGCGAGGCGCCCGACATCGCCGCCGCCATCGCGGGCTGGCTGCGCGCCGCGGTCCGGCCCGAGGGCGCGTGGGACGCGGTGGCCAACCTCGACCTGACCCGCACCGGCTACGCCACCACCGGCCTGGTCGCCGCCGGGTACGCCGACGACCCCCGGCTGCGCGCGACCCGCGACTTCCTGCACGCCGCCCGCACCACCGAGCCGTTCACCGTCCTGGACGTCCCGGCGGGCGGCTGGAGCTTCTCCACCCGGCGCGGCTGGCCCGTGACGCTGGAGTCGGCCGAGATCCTCAGCGCGCTGGCCGGGCTGCCCGGCGCCGCCGAGGACGACCGGCTGCGCGGCGGGCTGGAGTGGCTGACCGGGCGGCAGGACACGCGCGGCTCGTGGAGCCTGTGGGTGCGCGACACCAAGCTCGCCAACGACGGGCCGTGCCCGGCGATCACCAGCCAGGCCGTGCAGGCCCTGCTGGACGCCGGTCGCCCCGCCGACGACCCGGCCGTGGCCTCCGCCGCCGCGTGGCTGCTCACCTCGCAGAACCCGGACGGCACGTTCGAGAACCTGTGGTACCGCGACCACACGTCCGGGACCGCCGTCGTGGTCGCCGCGCTGGCGCGGGCCGGGCACGGCGGGCACGAGGTCGTGCGCAAGGCGGTGGCCTGGCTGCTGCGCACCCAGCTGCCCGACGGCTCCTGGGGTCCGGGTGACGGGACCGAGGGCTCGGTCGAGGAGACCTCCTGGGCGGTCCAGGCGCTGCTGGCGGCGGGGACCGGCGCGGACGCGGTGGAGCGGGGCGCGGCCTGGCTGGTGGCCGCCGCCGGACCCGACGGCGGGTGGGAGCCGACGCGGGTGTGCAACTACATCCGCCACCACGTGCGCTACGCCAACGGCGTGATCACGCAGGCCGTGGCGCTCAAGGCGCTGGGCGAGTACCGGGCCGCCGTCCGATGA